One Ranitomeya variabilis isolate aRanVar5 chromosome 4, aRanVar5.hap1, whole genome shotgun sequence genomic window, AGATCTCCTTTCCTGAACAATCTAGTATATTGATTTTGCTTTCTATCCCATGTCAATGTTTGTCCATATAGGATTAacaaatatgctgtccatataggattcTGAGGACCTTTTGCACACCTACTGATGTATCTTTCATTTCCCCTTGTATTTGCTCTCAGGCACGTACCCCATTTTGGGCACTAGTTTTCtaaatgtttttagatgtttttaatgttgTTTTCCTGTGTTATACCTCAATAAAGCTGTGCCTTTTGCACAAAttcctgctgtctggtgatccccatgTTATATGACCTTTGCTTTTTCTTTTGTTCTTTGCATTTCCATATTCTTAGGTCAGGGTTGGATCCCATTGCTAAATATTCCGTGGTGCCCCCATACCTTTATATTTCCATGTCAATGTTTGCCCATTGTCTAGGCAGCGTGCACTGTTATGGACAAGGCTTTACTTTGGATTTTAAATAATAGTAAATCAAAAATATCTAATGTGGCCCATGACAAATAATATTAGTGATTATAGTTTACTCATAAAATCACAACGGCATATCAGGATCATTTTGTGAAAAGAGAATTCAAACCATATTGAAGTAAATCTGTCACTaattttttgccacctaatctgagagcagcatgatttacagagagagaccctgattcctgtgatgtatcacttactgagctacttgctgtagttttcataaaatcacagttttagtaGTAAATCTGCCGCCATGTAGGTCAACCATGCCCCCACCAGttattggcagctttctggctatgcacagtgttcacggaaagcagccaatcagtgctgtgggtggggctatacaaagctcagcattcagagaactgcgagatctgcacagagaaaacagagattttagcaaaactgcagcaagcagtaaAGTAAGTGAGAATTTTTTGGAATCAGTGTCTTTAACCCTATATTATGATTCACTTagatgggatagcaaaaacctagtgacagcttCTCTTTAAGTAAACTCACCTTGTTCATGCCTAGAGCTGACAGGCTCATCTAGGTTATCCATTGAAAATGCTCTGTTTTCCATGACTAAGGACTGTGGGATGTCAGAATGTCTCTTCAGTATGTTAAGGGCATCGTCGTCGTATTTGTATCCAGATCTTGTCATTTCCAATATCTGTGGGATCATATAAAACAAGACAAAAACCCAAGCATTGGATGCTAAAGCAATAGCTAGCACTGGGTCATCCCACGAGGGGCGCTCCAGCCTCTCAttgccatagagatacattataatcCATGCCACCCAGATGAGAAGTGAGAAGAATGCTGTCAGTACAATGTGTCTTCCATAACGTTTCCATTGTAAGTAGTGTCCACAGAGAACCGGACAAGGGATGACCAATGATGCAACGATGAGGAACATGACATAGACCAATGCCGTCACAAAATCTTCATTGGTTATGTTACACGGATGTCCAGAAGACTCAGTATCCAGGAGCGTTTGACGCACATTAGTGATGAGCAGCCATTCCACATTAATGACCGCCTCTACCAAGAAAAGTCCGATTGCTAGTAGGAACACCAGGCACCCACCTGGACCTCTGTTCTGAAGCGCTAGGTAGTTAAGCCTGACTGAATGGGCAACTAGACAGGCAAAGCACTGGGCAAATAAAACCCCAAACAAAAACCTTCGGACTATGCAGACTGTGGAATTGGGGGCAATCAGAAATGCGAAAACTAGAGAAAATAAGCCAAGGACTCCGATCAGAAACA contains:
- the LOC143768575 gene encoding G-protein coupled receptor family C group 5 member C-like codes for the protein MEYIHYLLVFCLASYLKEGLADNSSLPSNPPNASVLPAGCGQDVKSMYFALCDLTAAWGIVLEAVTSLGILCTLVLGFIFVALAPSVSQDVRKGTLALNFLFLIGVLGLFSLVFAFLIAPNSTVCIVRRFLFGVLFAQCFACLVAHSVRLNYLALQNRGPGGCLVFLLAIGLFLVEAVINVEWLLITNVRQTLLDTESSGHPCNITNEDFVTALVYVMFLIVASLVIPCPVLCGHYLQWKRYGRHIVLTAFFSLLIWVAWIIMYLYGNERLERPSWDDPVLAIALASNAWVFVLFYMIPQILEMTRSGYKYDDDALNILKRHSDIPQSLVMENRAFSMDNLDEPVSSRHEQDKPVSPYSNYTGLYPTLNLHPGDMETVSHIPVHLPRISMEPWRYHL